DNA from Nitrospina gracilis Nb-211:
AAAATATACGGGGCGAAAATCTCCGAAGCCCCCGGGAACATCGGCAAGCAAAAACGCAAGAACCCGTATCCTCCCATTTTCAGCAGAACCCCCGCTAGGATCACACTGCCAGCCGTCGGCGCTTCGGAGTGCGCGTCCGGGAGCCAGGTATGAAAGGGAACCATTGGCATCTTGATGGCAAAAGCCAGAAAGAACGCCAGGAATAACCAGAACTGCGTGTCGGAAGAATAAGTCTGCCCCGTCAACACCAGCAGGTCGTAGGTATGCCCGCCCTCAAGATAAAGACCCAGTATTCCCACCAGGAGCAGTAAGCTTCCTGTCAGGCTGTACAAAACGAATTTGAGCCCGGCGGCAATGCGATTCGGCCCGCCCCAGAGGATGATCATGAAATACATGGGAATCATGGTGAGTTCCCACAACATGAAAAACAGGAACAGGTCGAGGGCGGTGAAGACCACGATCATGGCGCCTTCCACCAACAGGATCAGCGAGAGGTAGGCTCGTACTCGCGTTGTGATTCCCGTCCACGAGCAAAGGATGCAGAGTGGACAAAGCAGGGCGGTGAGGATCACCAGCAAAATGCTGATGCCGTCAACACCGACCGCATACTGAATGTTGAACGTGGGCATCCATTCCACCCGTTCCACAAACTGCATGTCTTTCAGGCTGAAATCAAAATTTTTCCATAGGATCAGGGAAAGGAAAAATTCCACCATTGTGGCGCCGAAGGCAATTCGCCGAATCGATTCGTCATTACGCACAAATCCCAGAATGACGATTCCTAAAAATGGAACGGCAATCATCCAACTGATCAGGTTATCCATCAATATGGCCATTTTAGAAACCTCTATTCCAAGAAGGAAGCGGGCTTGCGGTTTTCAAGTCGGTACCGGAAACATGATTGAGGATGTTCATAATCGGATCCATTGTTCATGACAGAAATACAAACCGAAAGCTCATTAAACCAAGAAGTACAGGAGGGCTGTCATTGCCCCCAACCAAAATATCATTACCAGCAATTGACGCTCGATCGTGCGGGATTCCATCTCCTGCAGTAATTGACCCGCGGTATTGACCTGTCCCGCCACGCGCTCCACTTTCTGATCCAGCATCCGGATATCGACAATTCGCCACAATAACCTGGCGAAAACGACAGAATAATTCGCGATGAAATGGATGAAACGGTCGATCACCCGCATGTCAACGATTTGCCACAGCAACCTGGCGAATGACACGGAGTATGTCGCGACGGAATGGATGAATTGATCGATCACCCGCATGTCAACGATTCGCCACAGCAACCTGGCGAAAGATACGGAATAAGTCGCGATGGAATGAATGAAACGATCTATGAGCCTTAAGTCAACAATACGCCACAGCCAGTGTGCGAGCCGAACGGTTGGCGTGACCAGATAAGCGTCGTAGATTTCATCAAAGTAGCCTTTATTCCAAAACAGGACATACAATCGATGGACTGTTGCATTTGCTCTCGAGGCCTGATGTCGAGGTCGAATCTGCGTTGAGTAAGCATAGGCCCACCCCGCCACTGCCACGCCAAGGGAAACCGCAAGCCACACTGGAAAGCCAGGCTGGGCGGCACCCTGGTCTGCCGTGATCCCCGGAAGGCCCAGGGCCGGAGCCAGAAAGTTGGCGAACCACTCCCAGGTCAGAGTCAACAACCCACCGGCAAAAACCGTAGCCAGGAAAAGACCGGCCAGAAGGGGAACATTCAAAAACCGTGGCTGGACGGATTGCGTCCGCAAACCCTGCTGTCCCGAAGCGGGCCAGTACGTCTTTGGACCGTGAGCAAACAGCGAAGCGACGCCTTTAAAAATATATTGAGAAGCCACAAACACCGTGACCAAGCCGATGACCTTGAATCCAATCGTGGCGGAAGCGAACCCGGTAACTCCCCACAGGTTTTCATACGAACCGGAAAACAATACGAACGGTGGAATCAGCGCCAGCAACAAGGCCCCGCCATGCAAGCTCCCCATTCTTTCAGGGGCAGGGTGTTTATGGCCACCGTGTTCAAGGTGTCGTTCCACGGATCGCAACGCATTGCCGGTAGATAGAAAAAAGTATGCTTTGTAGCAGCCGTGGGCCAGGAGGTGAAAAATCGCAACCGCAAACGCGCCCAATCCACAGGCCATCACCATGAACCCGATTTGACTGATTGTGGAATAGGCCAGGATCTTTTTGATGTCCGACTGAGTCAGGGAAACGATTCCGGCAAATACGGCGGTCGTGGCGCCAATGATTGCAATGAACGCCATGGCGGATGGAGAGAGGGCAATCAGCGGGCTCAGGCGCACTAACAAAAAAGGCCCCGCATTCACCATGGTAGCGGCATGAATGAGTGCCGATACCGGCGTCGGCGCTTCCATCGCAAAGGGCAACCACACGTGAAACGGCATTTGCGCGGATTTTCCCATGGCCCCCATAAAGAGAAAGAAGGGGATGAGCGTTACAGGATGGATGTGAAGATCCAATCCCATCCACGCAAGGATGTTGACGGTGTGGTCCTGCATGCCTTCAGCCTGGGCAAGAATGGTCTGGATATCGAGGGTGCCAAAGGTGAAGAAGGTCAGAATGATGCCAAAACTGAATCCGACATCCGCGACCGCGTTCACGAGGAAAGCCTTGGTGGCGGCCCGGCAGGCGGAAGGCCGCTCCGCGGCATGAGAAATTAACAGATAAGAACAGATTCCCATCACTTCCCAGCTAACCAGTGACATCAGAAGGTTGCCACTCATGACCAACAAAATCATGGTGGAAGTGAACAACGCAATGATGGCGAAAAAGCGATTATATCTGGGCTCGCCTATCATGTAGCGGGAAGAATACACATGCACAATCGCGCTCACTCCGGTGACCAGGAGCAAAAGCAGAACCGTCAGTTGGTCAACAAACAGGGTTAGGTCAATGGTCAGGGAACCGGATTGAAAGAGGCGATAAAGGGAAATCGTAAACGGACCATTTCGCAACACATCAATGAATGCGGCGACGGATAAGCCGAAGGAAAGGCCGATGGCGGGAATCCCGATCCGGTGACCGCTTTCACCCCAGCGGCGCCCTCCAAGCAGAAGAATGAGAGAAGCCAGGAGAGGAAGCAAAGGAATGAGAACAAAAAGAGTCATTCTTTCCCTCAAAGATGCGGTGGCAGAGCCTGGTTCAACAAAAGCTGAACAATAGGAGCGCTGAAGATACCAAGAACCATGATCGCCGCAGACGTGACTCCCAGAGTCAGTTTGAATGAAAAGGGAATCTCCCCCGGTGGAACGTCCAATGGAGTTGCAGGTTGGCGGAAAATGCGCTCAAACAGTTTGACGAAATAAGCAAGCGTCAAGAGGGTGGAGAGCACCACCGCCGCGACGGAAACATAATCTTCCGCTTCCAGCGCTCCGAGAATGATGTACCATTTGCCAAAAAATCCGCCCGTCGGAGGCAGGCCAATCATGCCCAAAGCCACAACGATCAAAGATCCGGTAATCCATGGAGTTTGTTTTCCAATACGCCCGAGGTCGTCAATGGTTTTGACCCCATAAAGAAAAAACGCCACGCCGGCCAAAAAAAACAAGGCCGCCTGCATAACGGCATCGTTCAATAAATAAAAAACCCCTCCGGCAAATCCGGTTTGATTGCCTTGGGCGATTCCGATGAGAATGATGCCGATGTGTGAAATCCCGCCATAAGCGAACATCATTTTGATATCGCGCTGGGCCAGGGCCAGGCTTGCACCTATGACCGCCGCCAAGGCGCCGACCACCGCCACCAGCAACAGAATCGGGAGGGTGTTGATAATCATGGATGCGTTAAAGACCCAGAATATGATTCTGATCCACACCAGGAGCGCCACTTTTGTGACGAGTGGGGCTAGGATGGGTACAGCGGACTCGGGCGCATGGGTATAGGCTTCGGGCATCCAGGCATGAAACGGAACCAGGGCCATCTTGATCCCCAAGCCAATAAAAATGAAAAGCAGTCCGCTCACTAAAGCTTTCGAGCTCAGTAAATGAGAAAGCCTGTCAGCCATGTCAGCCATATTCAGTGTGCCGCCCAATGCATAAAGGTAACTCACTCCCAGAAGGTATAGGGAACCACCCAGGGTTCCTAATATGAGATAGCGGAAGGAGGCGAACAGCGCTCTTCCGCCAGCAACACCAACAAGTGCGTAACTCGAGATGGAGGCGACTTCCAGAAACACGAAAATATTGAATAAATCCCTGGCGAAAACAATGCCGGTCAGAGCGGAAACCAATAGCAAAATCATCGTGTAGTAATGAACAATTCGGCCGCCCAAAGCCCTTGGGGCCGTTGATCCGGCAAACAACACACCCAGCAAACCCAGGACACTCAATAACACCATGATGACACTTGAAAGGCCATCCGCCACCCACTCAATGCCAAGGGGTGCGGTCCAGCCACTGAACATGTACCGCACCTCTCCGTGATCAATCACGTTGTGGAGGTTCCAGATGGAGACCGGGACCATGATCGTGAGCACTGCCACGGAAATGGGCCAGCTCCAATGACGGTGTCGCAGGCACACCACCGGCATCGAAATAGCGGCAAACAAGGGGAGAAGAAATAAAATTGCGGGAAGTTGGTGGCTCATTCTAATTTCTCAAGAATTTTTTCTTCGTCCAGGCTTCCATACTTTCTGTAAATTGCCGAGCACAGAGCCAATCCCACGCCCTGGATGGCCACGCCCACCACAATAGCCGTCAGCGTCAAGACATGAGGTAATGGGTTCACATAAGTTGCCGCTTGCACCGGTTCCGTGGTTGATAAGAGCACAGGAACCGTCGCTCCCTTCTTCGCACTGATAGACACCAGGAAAAAAATCACGCTGGTTTGCACCAAATACATCCCGATCAATTTCTTGATGAGGTTGTACCGCGTAATCATGATGAAAAAGCCCCACAGGAAAATGATGACAAAGGTCAAAAAGTTGGGCCGCTGGAAAACCGCGAAAATTGCATCAACCATTTATTGAATCCTCGATGATCTCTTCAGCAGACAAACTGAAAACAATGGAGACGGCCGTTACCATGACATCCACCGCCACACCGATTTGCGTCAGGACGATTCCCAAAGATCTGCGTGAAGCTGTTTCAAGGCCTGGGATTTGCAGATTCGCGTAATTGAGAAACTCTCCACCTCCAATCATGCATAAGCCCCCCACCCCCGCATAGATCAGCATCCCGATTCCATCGCCATGTAAAATGCTTTTGCCAAATTGGCTCCGGGACGCATCATGGCCGAAAATCAAAACCGACAAGATCATCCCCGTGCCCAGAATCACCCCGCCAACAAACCCTCCGCCGGGTCCGTATTGACCGAAAAACAACACGTACAAACCGAAAATCTGAACCACCGGAATGAGAAAGCGTCCTAAAGTCTGAACGATAATGCTGTCGTGTGGCCGTATCATTTGGCATTCCTCCTAAGCAGTAAGGCGCAAGCAATGCCCGCTGCAAAAATCACCACGGTTTCGATCATCGTGTCGAGCGATCGATAGTCCATCAGTACCGCAGTCACAACATTCGGAGTGTGGGCGTCCTGATAGCTCTGCTCGAGATAGATCGGAGAAACATGAGCGCTTGCTGGAGAATTCGGGTCCCTGAATTCCGGAAGGTCGTTCGCGCCATAGAGCAGGAGAACCCCCAGAAGAGGAAAAACAATCAGCGTCGTCAAAGAGGGGGGAGGGCGTCGAAGGCGCGTGTCCTTGGGCGCGGTGCCGAACAGGGTCAATAGAAAAAGAACCGTAGCCAGCCCGGCCCCTACGACGGCCTCCACAAAGGCGACGTCCACAGCGCCAAGCAATCCCCAGACCAGCGACAGGAAAAAACTATAAGAACCCAGGAGCAGAACGGCGCTCATCAAATCCTTAACCAGAATGGCGCCGGCGGCGGTCACAATCAGAAGAAGGAGCAGAAGAATTTCATATGAAAAGGTCATGAGGTCTCCTTTTTCCAGGGTTTTAAGCCAGATCGGAGAGCGGCGCGAACCGTGGCATGCGCAATGACCGGATTTTGAATGTACAGCAGGGCCAGCACCACCAGGATTTTCAGCGAATTTTTGTCCGGCCCCTCATGAAAGGCGATTCCAACCAAAACCAGAAATGCCCCGAGAGAGTCTGTCAACGATACGGCATGAGAGCGGCTGAACACATCGGGCAATCGAATCACGCCAATTGCGGCGACAATCAGAAAGAATGATCCCGCGACTATAAAAATAATGGAAAAAATGTCCATGCTAATGATGCCCCCGTTGTTCCAGATATTTGGCCACGGCAAGCGCGCCGACTAAATTCAGCAGGGCGTATCCGGTCGAGATGTCGATGAACATATCGACTCGTTCAAAATACATTCCAATGACAATAAGCAAAATGATTGCCTTGGTGGAAATGCCATTGAGACCCAGCACGCGATCGAAAATTGTGGGCCCCTGCAGGACACGGTACAGATACGCGCCAATGAGAACGGCCAGCAACACCAAAACACTGAAAAGAAAAATTTTCATAAATCCGGTTTTTCGTCTTTGAAAATATCCGCAATTCTTGATTCGATCAGCTTGCTTGTAACATCTTCGCCTGAAACCTCGTCCACCGCGTGCACAATGAGGTTGTTGCGATCCACCTCTACGGTAATGGTTCCAGGGGTTAATGTTATGGAATTGCCAAGGAGAACCACCGCGCCGTGGTGACGAAGGTTTGATTCCACATAAATCAAACGGGGTGAAATGGGAAGCGCGGGGTGAAGAATGAGCTTGGACAAGTGAAGACTGCTCTGAAAGATTTTGTAAAAAAGCCATGGCAGGTACAGAAGGATTCGGTGCCATATGCGGAATTTCGGAACAAAGGGGGAGTGGCCCGCATTGATCCAGGCTACGGCGAAGGAAAGGGCCAGCCCCAAGCCAAGATGAATCCAGTCAAAGCTGGCAGACAGCAAAATCCAAAACGCAAAGAGCGCCATGGTTTTAAAGAACAGGAATCCAGATGATATGGGCCTGGGTCGAATTATCATGAAACTATCCGATACGGGTTTGTCCGATGAATATCAGTCCATTCGGGTTTTTGCTGTGAAAAACCAACCAGAGATTCAGCATGTAGCATCTGCATTCCTGCCGCAGTCCAGACGCCCATCTTCAATTGATGTCTAATCATGAAACACGATTCTTTCCCATGTCGCAGTCGGGTTGTATCGATGAAACTCAAGCCGGTGCGGGTCCAGGGCTACAAGATTCAGCCACTGATTGTGTAGCAACTGCTGGAGGATAGAATGTTTCTGGATGATCGATGAGATCACGTCCGGTGTCTGCTCGATGATGGCCAAAAGCCGCATCGGTTCGTGGTAGTGATTGCTCCCGTTATTGACCGTTTGCAGGGGGAATCCCATTTGCAGATCACTCTGGCTTCCCAGCATGATCCCGACACCCCCGACGACATTGTGCAACACCTTGCTTCCGCTTCCATGCTTCCATGGATCCACCGCGGAAAAGTAATAGCCCGTATTGATCCACTCGCCGACGATCAATGGGGCGGTCATGATTTTTTCGAGAATGGCGCCTTGAGGATCCGCAATGGGATCGTAAGAATGCAGGAAAACCCGGCCGCCCAAATCCAACCCCTGGGTCAGTTTTCGTCTTCCAATGAGAAACGCGGCATTGCCCGCCAATCCCCATTCCGGCCGGGTGTTGGCCCAGTCGCAACTGCGTTCATCGACATGCGCAAAAGCCCGCTCCGGAGAAATTTCCGTCGGAGCTTTGGGAATGCGGCGGCATCGTTCAAGCGCCTGCATCGCACCCGCTTTCTCGAGATCCTTCTGCAACGCCCGCAAATCTTCCTGATGCGAATCGGGCAATTCTTCCAGGTCGTAAAATTCAACCCGATCCGTCGTCGTGTTGTGTTTTCCGGGAAGAAACCAGGTGTCATCGGGAATCGGCAAACCCCGTTCCCTCAGAATGCGGCGAACTTCCGGTTCATTCGCCATCGCGGCAAAAACCCGCGCATTGGCATCACCCGGTTTGCCCCCGCAGGCCCCGCAATCCAGCGCGCCGTAATAGGGATTGTTGTCCGTCTCACTGCCATGCCCGCAAAGGCACACCAGCCGCGCAAAATTTTTGGTGAGCCCCATGGCGCGCAAACTGTTTTCGATGAACCCCGCCCGCTCCGAAAGAGAAAAGCCAGGAGCCAGCCCGTCCGGAACCGCTTCCGCAATCACTTCTCCTATCCTTGTGTGCTGAGGGTCGGATGGTTTGGAAATCGAGATCCGGGTCGGAACCCGTTGCGTCAACCAGCTTTCAACGGCAGAGGTCATTCGCCGAAATGTTTTTTTCAGAAGGGTCTTGCCCACCAGCCCCAGGCTGAAAAAGAATCCCAGTGCATCGATCACCATCATCGATCCAATGGGATTCTGCTTCATATCGTGAAAAAGATGATCGCCCAGTTGCCACCAGCGGGAGCCGGAAGAATAATTTTCCAACGCCGCGCTTCCTTCCGGCCGCGGGGTTTCCATCACCGCATGGCTGGGAGTCAATAACACCGGGCATAAAGAGGCGCGCTGATCGCAATCAAAAGGCTGATGACTGATGGGGATGCCAAAGAAACCTGCAAACCCAAACGTTTCATAAGGGCCCTGGGCTTCAATGTGGCGGCGAAACGATTCCGAACGGACGTCAATACAAAAGACGAGTTGTGCGCGGGGGCGTGTGTCCGATTCCGGAACCGTTCCGAGATGCGCTGAAATTTTTCTCAGCAACCTCTCGCGAAAGGAATCTTCGTATGCCTCAATCCAGACCCGCCCATGCCGATCGGCCGGAAATTCATCCAACCACTGCAACAACCGCCGGGCATCGGCAAGCGGCAGATCATGAACGTCTCCGGGGGACAGCTCAAGAAACTGTGCCAAATGAAACAATCGCCAGGCATGCCGGCATGCCATCTCTTTGATGGAATTGCCGGATGGCTCTCCATGTCCAGCTCGCTGGTCATATTCTTCAGGTCGATCATTCCAGTATGCCGTCAGGGCGGAAACCGTTCCATCGATGCCCCATTCCTCCTGGCACTTGATGCGGCTCAACTCCACTTCATAGAACAAACGCACGGCCAGGTATTGTGTGGTGTCGATGGGATGTTCGCGTTGCGCATGGTAGGCCGGGTGTTCCCCAAGCCACCGTATGTACCGCGTCCAGCCCGGCAATGAGGACAGTTGCCGGGAGAGATAGTCCTTCCATCGTTCCCGGGGAACTTCGAGCCGGTGCAGGCAGGCGAGGATCGCGTCCTCGGGAGCTTCGGGGAGGTTTTGAACTTTTTCGGAAAAGTCGTCAATCCCGAGCAGGCGCGCCGAAAAATCCTCCGGCGCCAGGTTCCGCCATGCCTGGTAGAAACCTTCTTCCCGGCCGGGCATTTCCCAGCCGGCCAGGCCTTCATCGAGAAACGCCGTCACCCATTTGATGAGTTGGTTGTTGATTTGCTCGACCAGCTCGCCCCCGGTCAAGCTGTCCACCCAATCGCTGAGGGTGCGCTGAGGCGGCAGGGAAACGGGCGCGCCGGTTTGCGAATGCGCCTCCTCGGAGACGTGAGAGGGCGCATGCCAATCAAACAGCTCCAGGGCGGATAATGCGCTCTTCCATAAATCCGTCAGGTAGGCTTCTTCCGGATGCCTTCGGCCCGGATCACCTTGCTTGCTGGTCTGCTCGATGATGCGTTGGCGGGATGCTTCGGGCAGGTCCTGCCGGAACCGTTTTGTCGCGCGGCCTCCGCTCAGCTCCCATTCCAGGAGCGGGAGAGGCAGTTCCTCGAAGCCGAAAAGCACGTGCAGTTGCCAGACCTCTTCGGCGGTGATGATTCGGCTTCCAACTTTTATGGAAGCGGGCTCATCCGGGCGAGGCCCGGTCCTTAAGAACGCGCGCTCGAAGCTTTCTCTGGTGATGCGGCCGTTGCGGTAAAACCGGCGGTACTCCTCATTGGCGAGATACCCATTCCCGCCAAGCAGGTCCTTGCCTTTTCGAACCGCCTCATCAAACGGAAGGTATTCCAATCCGTGCAGGGGATTCTGCGCGACCATGGTCCGCATGGGCCAGAACGGCGCAATGGGCTCGCAGGCGTCCAGCACAATTTGCCGAACCCGGTCGCGATCTTCCGGGGAAAGGGGCTTCACTGAAACAGTACTCATAGAGAGCGACCCATTCTTTCAGCCTTGTCAAGTTAGTCCAAGCAGGGTTTCCGATGTGCGTTCCGTCACTTGTTGATCATCCGGATCAAGTCATGCACCTGTCGATGTTTTTCAATGGAATGCCTGAGCGGCTTGCGGCTGAAAACCTGGTACACGTTTCTCCTGCCATCCCGTTGGTGCTTCAGGTAGCCGTCCGCCTCCAGCTCTGCGATGATGCGTTGCACGGCGCGCTCCGTGATGCCCACTTCCACCGCAATTTCCCGTATCCGTTCAGACGGGTTTTTGGCCAGGCACAACAGAACGTGCGCATGGTTCGTCA
Protein-coding regions in this window:
- a CDS encoding complex I subunit 4 family protein produces the protein MDNLISWMIAVPFLGIVILGFVRNDESIRRIAFGATMVEFFLSLILWKNFDFSLKDMQFVERVEWMPTFNIQYAVGVDGISILLVILTALLCPLCILCSWTGITTRVRAYLSLILLVEGAMIVVFTALDLFLFFMLWELTMIPMYFMIILWGGPNRIAAGLKFVLYSLTGSLLLLVGILGLYLEGGHTYDLLVLTGQTYSSDTQFWLFLAFFLAFAIKMPMVPFHTWLPDAHSEAPTAGSVILAGVLLKMGGYGFLRFCLPMFPGASEIFAPYILWLSVIAIIYGGYMALAQSDLKKLVAYSSVSHMGFVTLGIFVFNSQGIQGAVLQMFNHGITTAALFIAVGQLYDRMHSRAISDYGGLHKTMPRFVALFFLFSVAAFGLPGTCNFIGEFLVLVGTSYVSFAMVFISIGGILLAASYMLWMLQRVALGEPSTKAAKALPDLSKCELATLIPLAILILGIGLYPSPLMETMDASVIHLIEQTTGLQVDKASSLQISP
- a CDS encoding NADH-quinone oxidoreductase subunit L, with translation MTLFVLIPLLPLLASLILLLGGRRWGESGHRIGIPAIGLSFGLSVAAFIDVLRNGPFTISLYRLFQSGSLTIDLTLFVDQLTVLLLLLVTGVSAIVHVYSSRYMIGEPRYNRFFAIIALFTSTMILLVMSGNLLMSLVSWEVMGICSYLLISHAAERPSACRAATKAFLVNAVADVGFSFGIILTFFTFGTLDIQTILAQAEGMQDHTVNILAWMGLDLHIHPVTLIPFFLFMGAMGKSAQMPFHVWLPFAMEAPTPVSALIHAATMVNAGPFLLVRLSPLIALSPSAMAFIAIIGATTAVFAGIVSLTQSDIKKILAYSTISQIGFMVMACGLGAFAVAIFHLLAHGCYKAYFFLSTGNALRSVERHLEHGGHKHPAPERMGSLHGGALLLALIPPFVLFSGSYENLWGVTGFASATIGFKVIGLVTVFVASQYIFKGVASLFAHGPKTYWPASGQQGLRTQSVQPRFLNVPLLAGLFLATVFAGGLLTLTWEWFANFLAPALGLPGITADQGAAQPGFPVWLAVSLGVAVAGWAYAYSTQIRPRHQASRANATVHRLYVLFWNKGYFDEIYDAYLVTPTVRLAHWLWRIVDLRLIDRFIHSIATYSVSFARLLWRIVDMRVIDQFIHSVATYSVSFARLLWQIVDMRVIDRFIHFIANYSVVFARLLWRIVDIRMLDQKVERVAGQVNTAGQLLQEMESRTIERQLLVMIFWLGAMTALLYFLV
- a CDS encoding complex I subunit 5 family protein, translated to MSHQLPAILFLLPLFAAISMPVVCLRHRHWSWPISVAVLTIMVPVSIWNLHNVIDHGEVRYMFSGWTAPLGIEWVADGLSSVIMVLLSVLGLLGVLFAGSTAPRALGGRIVHYYTMILLLVSALTGIVFARDLFNIFVFLEVASISSYALVGVAGGRALFASFRYLILGTLGGSLYLLGVSYLYALGGTLNMADMADRLSHLLSSKALVSGLLFIFIGLGIKMALVPFHAWMPEAYTHAPESAVPILAPLVTKVALLVWIRIIFWVFNASMIINTLPILLLVAVVGALAAVIGASLALAQRDIKMMFAYGGISHIGIILIGIAQGNQTGFAGGVFYLLNDAVMQAALFFLAGVAFFLYGVKTIDDLGRIGKQTPWITGSLIVVALGMIGLPPTGGFFGKWYIILGALEAEDYVSVAAVVLSTLLTLAYFVKLFERIFRQPATPLDVPPGEIPFSFKLTLGVTSAAIMVLGIFSAPIVQLLLNQALPPHL
- a CDS encoding cation:proton antiporter subunit C — protein: MVDAIFAVFQRPNFLTFVIIFLWGFFIMITRYNLIKKLIGMYLVQTSVIFFLVSISAKKGATVPVLLSTTEPVQAATYVNPLPHVLTLTAIVVGVAIQGVGLALCSAIYRKYGSLDEEKILEKLE
- a CDS encoding MnhB domain-containing protein, whose amino-acid sequence is MIRPHDSIIVQTLGRFLIPVVQIFGLYVLFFGQYGPGGGFVGGVILGTGMILSVLIFGHDASRSQFGKSILHGDGIGMLIYAGVGGLCMIGGGEFLNYANLQIPGLETASRRSLGIVLTQIGVAVDVMVTAVSIVFSLSAEEIIEDSING
- a CDS encoding DUF4040 domain-containing protein; translation: MTFSYEILLLLLLIVTAAGAILVKDLMSAVLLLGSYSFFLSLVWGLLGAVDVAFVEAVVGAGLATVLFLLTLFGTAPKDTRLRRPPPSLTTLIVFPLLGVLLLYGANDLPEFRDPNSPASAHVSPIYLEQSYQDAHTPNVVTAVLMDYRSLDTMIETVVIFAAGIACALLLRRNAK
- the mnhG gene encoding monovalent cation/H(+) antiporter subunit G; the protein is MDIFSIIFIVAGSFFLIVAAIGVIRLPDVFSRSHAVSLTDSLGAFLVLVGIAFHEGPDKNSLKILVVLALLYIQNPVIAHATVRAALRSGLKPWKKETS
- a CDS encoding monovalent cation/H+ antiporter complex subunit F, which produces MKIFLFSVLVLLAVLIGAYLYRVLQGPTIFDRVLGLNGISTKAIILLIVIGMYFERVDMFIDISTGYALLNLVGALAVAKYLEQRGHH
- a CDS encoding Na+/H+ antiporter subunit E is translated as MIIRPRPISSGFLFFKTMALFAFWILLSASFDWIHLGLGLALSFAVAWINAGHSPFVPKFRIWHRILLYLPWLFYKIFQSSLHLSKLILHPALPISPRLIYVESNLRHHGAVVLLGNSITLTPGTITVEVDRNNLIVHAVDEVSGEDVTSKLIESRIADIFKDEKPDL
- a CDS encoding DUF2309 domain-containing protein, with protein sequence MSTVSVKPLSPEDRDRVRQIVLDACEPIAPFWPMRTMVAQNPLHGLEYLPFDEAVRKGKDLLGGNGYLANEEYRRFYRNGRITRESFERAFLRTGPRPDEPASIKVGSRIITAEEVWQLHVLFGFEELPLPLLEWELSGGRATKRFRQDLPEASRQRIIEQTSKQGDPGRRHPEEAYLTDLWKSALSALELFDWHAPSHVSEEAHSQTGAPVSLPPQRTLSDWVDSLTGGELVEQINNQLIKWVTAFLDEGLAGWEMPGREEGFYQAWRNLAPEDFSARLLGIDDFSEKVQNLPEAPEDAILACLHRLEVPRERWKDYLSRQLSSLPGWTRYIRWLGEHPAYHAQREHPIDTTQYLAVRLFYEVELSRIKCQEEWGIDGTVSALTAYWNDRPEEYDQRAGHGEPSGNSIKEMACRHAWRLFHLAQFLELSPGDVHDLPLADARRLLQWLDEFPADRHGRVWIEAYEDSFRERLLRKISAHLGTVPESDTRPRAQLVFCIDVRSESFRRHIEAQGPYETFGFAGFFGIPISHQPFDCDQRASLCPVLLTPSHAVMETPRPEGSAALENYSSGSRWWQLGDHLFHDMKQNPIGSMMVIDALGFFFSLGLVGKTLLKKTFRRMTSAVESWLTQRVPTRISISKPSDPQHTRIGEVIAEAVPDGLAPGFSLSERAGFIENSLRAMGLTKNFARLVCLCGHGSETDNNPYYGALDCGACGGKPGDANARVFAAMANEPEVRRILRERGLPIPDDTWFLPGKHNTTTDRVEFYDLEELPDSHQEDLRALQKDLEKAGAMQALERCRRIPKAPTEISPERAFAHVDERSCDWANTRPEWGLAGNAAFLIGRRKLTQGLDLGGRVFLHSYDPIADPQGAILEKIMTAPLIVGEWINTGYYFSAVDPWKHGSGSKVLHNVVGGVGIMLGSQSDLQMGFPLQTVNNGSNHYHEPMRLLAIIEQTPDVISSIIQKHSILQQLLHNQWLNLVALDPHRLEFHRYNPTATWERIVFHD
- a CDS encoding helix-turn-helix transcriptional regulator; this encodes MTPSWTFLTNHAHVLLCLAKNPSERIREIAVEVGITERAVQRIIAELEADGYLKHQRDGRRNVYQVFSRKPLRHSIEKHRQVHDLIRMINK